In the genome of Anabaena cylindrica PCC 7122, the window TGTTTAATAAAACTGATACTGCTCAGAGTGGTGATACTCAAAAAAAAGCATCTCTGAGAGCATCATCGAAAGTTACTGATCATAGAATAGAAATGGTTAGCCAGTCTCATGTCAACACGACCAGAAATTACCCTGGAAACCATGCAGTGAGGTATTTACAGCGACTGACATTAAGAACGAAAGCGGTAATTTTAGCGATCGCACTCGGCACATTACCAGTATTCGGACTGGGCATGATGGCTTATAATTTCGGTAGTAAATCCATTAGTAAGCAAATTGTCAGCAATCAGGAAGCTCAAGCCCTGAGATTAAGTGACACAATTAACCGTTTTATGTTGGCAAAATATGGAGATATTCAAGTTCTCTCAACTCTACCATTTTTAACCAACGCTCAAGTTAGTAAAAGTACGAGTATTCCTGAACAGCAAGCAGTACTAAACCGCTTTATTACAGCTTATAAAGCCTATGACCATCTAGCGGTTTTTGACCTGAATGGAAAAGTGATTATTCAATCTAAAGGTGGAACTAGTACTCAGGAAAAAAATTTGCAATATTTTCAAGAGGTTATCCAAAATAATTCTCCTGTTATTAGTCAACCAGAAACATTAAAAAATAAAGAAGTGGTTATTTATGTTGCTGCACCGATTCAAGATCTAGCAACACGAAAAACTATTGCTGTAGTCCGCACACGTATACCCATAAAATTATTAGTAGAAACAATCAAAAACTATGTAGCTGATAGTGATGACTATTATTTAGTCGATGCGACAGGCAAGTTTTTTCTAAGTCTCAAGCCGGATTTATTAGGTCAAGCAGCTACAGTAATATATCCTGGTTTAGCCAACCCCCTGGATATCCAAAATGTTGATAGTTTTACAGGAATTCAGACTATTAAACAACAGCCAGAACTAGTCAGTTATGTGCCATTAAAAAAACTAGCAGGTTTACCTAATCTGAATTGGCAGTTAATTTTGGCTCAAAATGCTGCGATCGCTTTCGAGCCGCAAAGACAATTTTTGATGCTTGTTGCTCAGAGAACTGCACTAGTAGCATTATTGTTCGCATTGCTTGCAGTTTGGTTAGCTCAGAGTATAACAAAGCCAAATTCCCAAGCATCAGCAGGAGTAGAAACTGTAATTGAAAATGAAAATGAAATCAAAATTGGGTTGGCAAATCAACAAAATAATGAATTAGCAGCTCCAACGAAAGAACAAGATATCAATGTGAGTGAAGAATCTACAAATGAGCAGGAATGGCAACAACAAGACACACTACATTTGCAACTTCTCAATTTACTCAGCCAAGTGGAAAGTGCCGCTAAAGGAGATTTGACAGCACAAGCTGATGTAATAACTGGAGAAGTTGGGACTATTGCCAATGTTTTCAATTTGATTTTAGAAAACCTCCGCGATATTGTTACCCAAGTACAACAGGCAGCTAGTCAAGTAGATACTTCCCTTGGCTCAAATCAAAATGCTATTCGGGACTTAACACAAGCAGCAATTACACAAGCTGATGATATCAACCGCACCTTAGTAGCTGTTGACCAAATGACCAGTTCTATGCAAGCTTTAGTAGATGGCGCTCAAGAAGTTACTAATATTGCCAATCATGCTCACCACACCGCTACCAAAAGTGGAAAAGCAATGGATTCGACAGTACAAAATATTCTGTCTTTACAAGAAACAGTAGGTGAAACTGCTAAAAAAGTCCGGCATTTGGGAGAATCTTCTCAACAAATTTCCCGCGTGGTTTCTTTAATTAATCAAATTGCCATGCAAACTAACTTATTAGCAATTAATGCAGGAATTGAAGCTGCGCGTGCTGGAGAAGAAGGTCAAGGTTTTGCTGTTGTAGCTGAAGAAGTAGGAGAATTAGCAGCTCGCAGTGCGGCTGCAACCCAAGAAATTGAGCAAATTGTCGAGAAAATTAAACGAGATACCAATGAAGTTATGCAAGCCATGGAGGTAGGAAATAATCAAGTAATTGAGAGTACACAAATTGTCGCGGATGCCAAGCAAAGTTTGAGTGAGATTTTAGATGTTTCCCAACAAGTGGATATTTTAGTAAAATCAATTTCTATGGCTTCTGGTTTGCAGTTAGAGACATCGCAAATTGTGAGACAATTAATGCAAGATATCGCTGAAACTTCACAACTTAGGGGTGATTATACCCAGCAAATTGGTGAATCCTTGCAAAGAAATATAGAAATTTTTCAGCATTTACAAAAGAATATTGAGAATTTTAAACTCAATTGATTAAGTAATTTGTTCTTGGCTAATAATTAATAACCAACGACTAAGGACTAATGATTTATGACTAATGATAAAGAGCTTGAAATTCAGATGCAATTTTTAGAGGAAGCAACTGATTATTTAAATACATTAGAAAGTATTTTGCTGGAAATTGACACTAGTAAACATATTGATTTAGATAAAATTAATGCTGCCATGCGGGCTGCCCATTCTATTAAAGGTGGTGCAGCGATGATGGGGTTTAGATTGTTGAGTAATTTAGCGCACCGATTAGAAGATTCTTTCAAGGTTCTCAAAACTCGCAAGAAATCTCTAGAAATTGATACTCATTTGCAAAGTTTGTTATTATCTGGAGTTGACTGGCTACGGCAGATTGTGGAGTTGTTGTCAGAAAAAAAAGCTCCAGAGGATAAATGGTTAAGAACTTTTTGTTATCCAATTTTTGATGAACTGCATGAACGTTTAGGTGATCCTTCTCCAGAAGATATCACC includes:
- a CDS encoding methyl-accepting chemotaxis protein — translated: MFNKTDTAQSGDTQKKASLRASSKVTDHRIEMVSQSHVNTTRNYPGNHAVRYLQRLTLRTKAVILAIALGTLPVFGLGMMAYNFGSKSISKQIVSNQEAQALRLSDTINRFMLAKYGDIQVLSTLPFLTNAQVSKSTSIPEQQAVLNRFITAYKAYDHLAVFDLNGKVIIQSKGGTSTQEKNLQYFQEVIQNNSPVISQPETLKNKEVVIYVAAPIQDLATRKTIAVVRTRIPIKLLVETIKNYVADSDDYYLVDATGKFFLSLKPDLLGQAATVIYPGLANPLDIQNVDSFTGIQTIKQQPELVSYVPLKKLAGLPNLNWQLILAQNAAIAFEPQRQFLMLVAQRTALVALLFALLAVWLAQSITKPNSQASAGVETVIENENEIKIGLANQQNNELAAPTKEQDINVSEESTNEQEWQQQDTLHLQLLNLLSQVESAAKGDLTAQADVITGEVGTIANVFNLILENLRDIVTQVQQAASQVDTSLGSNQNAIRDLTQAAITQADDINRTLVAVDQMTSSMQALVDGAQEVTNIANHAHHTATKSGKAMDSTVQNILSLQETVGETAKKVRHLGESSQQISRVVSLINQIAMQTNLLAINAGIEAARAGEEGQGFAVVAEEVGELAARSAAATQEIEQIVEKIKRDTNEVMQAMEVGNNQVIESTQIVADAKQSLSEILDVSQQVDILVKSISMASGLQLETSQIVRQLMQDIAETSQLRGDYTQQIGESLQRNIEIFQHLQKNIENFKLN